A window of Sedimentibacter sp. MB31-C6 genomic DNA:
GTTCAAGCATATCTCCATCTTCTGGATTCATTAATATACGAACCTTGCCCTCTATTCTTCCAGCCGCTCCTGGAAAACCCTTAAGTGTCTCACCGTCTGATGCAACATCTATTGGCATATTTGAGTCATAATAATCCATCCTTCGGTTCGGATCATTAACCCATTCTAAAGGGTTGAAACGCCCACTAATTAATGATGGGAAAGGAGGTAAGGATTTATATTTTTCATAGTTCTCTTTTCTAGCAGGAATAAACTTTACTGCTGATTTATCGCCTGAAAGTAAATTTATAACCTCATTAATGTAAAGCAAAAATACATCGTCGCCTATTCCTGTCAATTCTCCCGTCTTAAGTGCAAAGACACGAATAACTCTAAACACTCTTACAAACTCCGATCGAACTGCTTCTCTAACACGCGCATTTTCTGCTGCTTTTTCTATTTTTTTCTCGAACCATTTTATCTTGCTTGGAAATTGCTTCTGAAATTTCTTCAAAGCATCTTCATATTGAATGTGCTGTTTCTTCAAAAGTCCTTCAACATCTGTATCTGACTTTTTATACTCTTCTATCTGTTTATCTAGCCAACTTTTATCTTCTCCTGGATCAGGTATCGATAATTCGAATTCATGTGGGCCACGATGACCGTACTGCTTTAAGTATTCTTCTCTACTCATATCACCCTTAATAACATTAGATATACCCACAACTGGTCCAAGACTCTGTAAATCTGAGTTTCCTCTAAGATTTGATAGTAATGTACTCGCATCTTCACTTCCTACCATTTCAGTCAGTTTTTTATTGATAGGTGTCAAAGTAAGACCAGCTTTACTACCTCCTACCAATAAGCCCCACCAAGCTTTTGTGTTCTGAGGTTCAATATGATTTTTCCACAACAACAGTAGTTCTTCCTTTGACTTTGCTTTCTTAACTTGTTCTGTCATTCTCACACACCAATCAGGTGTATCCTTTATAAACTGTGGTATCTCTTTCGAGGTTTTCATTGTTTTACGGCTATACTGTATTATACGCGGTATCATCAACTTAATTAGTTTTAACCGCGAAAATGGATAAGTAGGAATATTTATCTCCTCTGGAATACGGCCAAAGGATTCACCAATTACTCTCATTACAAATTCTGGCCCCGTTCCGTATAGTGCGGAAACAGCAGAAATTCTTTGACTAATATTTGAATATATTCTTCCACAAATATTACCAGACCATAAATAATACCCTGGAACAAAGCTAGATTCTTCATCTAAATCTCTAACTATGCTCCAAGTTAGCGGAGTTACAACATCTGGAATAGCTTCTCCCACGTTTGTATTTACCCAAAGAGCATCTCCCGTTAAGCTTTCGTTTATTTCATAGGTATCTAAATTACCAAATGACAATGTAGTTATTGGTCTTGCTTGTAAAATGTATAACTTTCCTTTTGCTACAGCCCATTCAATATCCTGTTCACATCCAAGTTCATCAGACAATTTTGCAGCATATTTATATAAGCTAGATGCATATTTTTTAAAATCTTCAGGTCCCTCATATTTTCCCTTAGGCCGTAAAAGCTTAAAGTCATATGCATTAGCTTCTCCAGACACCAGTTGTTCTCCTAAACCAAATACATAATTACCTATCATACTTTCATAACTGCCTGTTATAGGATCCGCTGTGAATAATACACCGGAAATTTCAGACTGAACCATAAGCTGTATTACTACAGCTATCTTGTGGGAATGATCCATACCTTGAACAGAACTATATGCTTTAACTCTCTCTGATTCCTTTGATTTAAAAACTGTATCAATTGCTTTTTGTATTTCTATATCTGTATTTACATTAAGAACACTTTCAAACTCGCCCGCAAATGATGCTTGAGCTGAATCTTCACTTAAGCCAGAGGATCTTACAGCAAACATGGCACCTTGATTATTACTACGAATTTCATTCAGTAGAGCTTGTATTTCTTTCCAAGCTTTATCATTTAACTTTTCATTTTCAAATGCAGAAGGTAGAATGACAAAACCATCTGGAACTGGATATCCTGACTGATACATTTTTGCTAACATACTGCCTTTTCCTCCTGCATATGCCTGTAACTCAGGAGTTAATTCTTTAAAGCTTCTAACCATATTTTCCATTACAAGCCCTCCTTTATTTTTGAATTCCAAATCGAATCATATTAATAAAACTATTTCTTTCCTTAATTATGTTTTCAAGAATACATTCATTTAGTTCCCTATTATCTACTAATTCGTATACGTACTTATTTTCAAAATAGTCAAGTGCTAGTTTAATAAGTTTATACGCCTCTTTTCGAACCACATTTTCTCTTAGCGGCACATTCTCAAACAACCGTTCTTGAACCTTGTCTCTCTCTTCGATTAACCTTCCATACTTTGTATCAATTTCCAATTTTAACTCATCTGGAGTATTGTAAAATGCCTCTATAATAACTTTATAAAGATCAGGATTTTCTTTGTAATATTTAAACTTTATCGCACTTATCCTATCTTTAACCTCAAAAAAATTTTCATCTTCCGATACACTTTCAAAACCCATTACCATGTTCCCTCTTTCAAAACACCTATCTAATAAAGATAGATATAAATCTTTTTTACTTTTAAAATGATGAAATATTAAAGATCTGGAAATTCCCGAAGCCTTTGCTAGCATTGCAGTAGAGGTTTTATTATATCCATGTTCTGCAAATACTTCTAAACATGTGTCTAGTATTTCTTCTTTATCATATATTTTTTTAGGCATAATATCTCTCCTTTAATTTACTGACTGTACGGTTAGTATAACATATACTGACTAGTCTGTCAATAAAAACAAGTAGATGTTATTACAAACGATCTATTCGCTGATGACATTGGGCCTTTAGCACTTCTAGCAAATGTATGCATTTTTCTTGTATCCTCATATATGCTTTCCCTTCAATAAAATAATTTAATTCTTTCTCAAATTCCTATTTAGCTATCTACTATTTAATATAATGGAGTTTTTTCATTTATTCTTATTGATTTTCTTTAATACCGTTCTTCCAGTATGATTTTTAAATAAAGATAAGCTTATTTTACTTTATCTGAAACCATTCACTACTAATTCGCTTTCTATAAATTCTTTTAAAAATTCTAAAACAAAATCTTTAGTGATAATTGAAGCTTGAGCACAATTTTCCTTAAATTTTTCTATCCCAGAATGTGTTGCAGTGTCTGTTATTGTTCGTACTGAAATAAAAGGTATCTCATTTACATAACATACATGGGCAATACTTGCAGTCTCCATGTCAACTGACAATGGTGAATATTTTTGATTTATTCTATCACGCAGATTATCTTCAATAAACCTTTCTCCTGTTACCATTCGTCCAAAATACACATTAATTATATAAATTTCGCATATAATACTGCGTCATAAATGTTTGAACCAACTCTTGTTCTAGGAGACAGTCCATCTTAATATTCCTGCAAATCCTAATCCAATAATTCCATAACTAACAACCACAGAATACCCCTTCCCGAAATCAAAAGGAAAAAGCTCATTTCCAAAAGGAAATACAAAACATCCTGCAAATATGATATATCCTAAAATAATTCCTTTAGTTAATTTTGGGTACTTCTGTAAATTTGATTGAAATTTATTCATATTACCCTCCACTCCAAGCTCCCAATTCTAATCAGACACACAATTAGCAAATGGTAACATATTTGTTTTGGTTATTATTCCATATTTTGCTAATTCTGTTAACAGATTGCCTATAAATAAT
This region includes:
- a CDS encoding PEP/pyruvate-binding domain-containing protein; the encoded protein is MENMVRSFKELTPELQAYAGGKGSMLAKMYQSGYPVPDGFVILPSAFENEKLNDKAWKEIQALLNEIRSNNQGAMFAVRSSGLSEDSAQASFAGEFESVLNVNTDIEIQKAIDTVFKSKESERVKAYSSVQGMDHSHKIAVVIQLMVQSEISGVLFTADPITGSYESMIGNYVFGLGEQLVSGEANAYDFKLLRPKGKYEGPEDFKKYASSLYKYAAKLSDELGCEQDIEWAVAKGKLYILQARPITTLSFGNLDTYEINESLTGDALWVNTNVGEAIPDVVTPLTWSIVRDLDEESSFVPGYYLWSGNICGRIYSNISQRISAVSALYGTGPEFVMRVIGESFGRIPEEINIPTYPFSRLKLIKLMIPRIIQYSRKTMKTSKEIPQFIKDTPDWCVRMTEQVKKAKSKEELLLLWKNHIEPQNTKAWWGLLVGGSKAGLTLTPINKKLTEMVGSEDASTLLSNLRGNSDLQSLGPVVGISNVIKGDMSREEYLKQYGHRGPHEFELSIPDPGEDKSWLDKQIEEYKKSDTDVEGLLKKQHIQYEDALKKFQKQFPSKIKWFEKKIEKAAENARVREAVRSEFVRVFRVIRVFALKTGELTGIGDDVFLLYINEVINLLSGDKSAVKFIPARKENYEKYKSLPPFPSLISGRFNPLEWVNDPNRRMDYYDSNMPIDVASDGETLKGFPGAAGRIEGKVRILMNPEDGDMLEPGEILVATTTNVGWTPLFPRAAAVITDVGAPLSHAAIVARELGIPAVVGCGNATLRLKTGDKVVVDGGQGIIWVTDIDE
- a CDS encoding TetR/AcrR family transcriptional regulator, whose product is MPKKIYDKEEILDTCLEVFAEHGYNKTSTAMLAKASGISRSLIFHHFKSKKDLYLSLLDRCFERGNMVMGFESVSEDENFFEVKDRISAIKFKYYKENPDLYKVIIEAFYNTPDELKLEIDTKYGRLIEERDKVQERLFENVPLRENVVRKEAYKLIKLALDYFENKYVYELVDNRELNECILENIIKERNSFINMIRFGIQK
- a CDS encoding 5'-methylthioadenosine/S-adenosylhomocysteine nucleosidase; protein product: MYFGRMVTGERFIEDNLRDRINQKYSPLSVDMETASIAHVCYVNEIPFISVRTITDTATHSGIEKFKENCAQASIITKDFVLEFLKEFIESELVVNGFR